The genomic DNA AAGATAATGCGCTCACCCTTCACGGCTCCACCCAATAAATGACTTCATTAAGAAAGGTTTTTTATGGATAAGTTATCTTATGCGTCTGAAAGCAGCACATCTGCCTGGTCCACCTACTTACAGCAAATCGACCGGGTTGCGCCTTATCTGGGCGATCTTTCACGTTGGATAGATACTTTGCGTCATCCAAAGCGTGCGTTGATTGTTGATATTCCTCTCCAGATGGATGATGGCTCAATTCGCCATTTCGAAGGCTATCGCGTTCAGCACAACCTTTCGCGCGGCCCAGGTAAAGGCGGTATTCGCTATCATCCGGATGTCGATCTGAATGAAGTCATGGCGCTTTCGGCGTGGATGACCATTAAATGTGCGGCGGTTAACCTGCCTTACGGTGGTGCTAAGGGCGGCATCCGTGTCGATCCTTTCAAACTCTCAGATGGTGAACTTGAGCGGCTGACCCGTCGTTATACCAGCGAGATTGGCATCATTATCGGGCCGCAAAAAGATATTCCGGCGCCAGACGTGGGTACCAATAGCAAAGTGATGGCGTGGATGATGGACACCTATTCCATGAACCACGGCACAACGATTACCGGCGTGGTGACCGGCAAACCGATTCACCTGGGCGGTTCACTGGGCCGTGAAAAAGCGACGGGTCGTGGCGTGTTTATCACCGGACGCGAAGTGGCTCGTCGTTCAGGCATCGAAATCGAAGGTGCCCGTGTGGCGGTTCAGGGTTTCGGTAACGTCGGCAGCGAAGCCGCACGCCTGTTTGATGAGGCGGGCGCTCGTGTGGTGGTAATTCAGGATCACACGGCGACAATTTATAATTCAGATGGCATTGATATGGCCGCGCTCAGCGAATGGCAGATCGCCCACAAGCAGATCGCCGGTTTCCCTGGTGCGCAGAGCATTGATAAAGAGGCGTTCTGGACCACCGAGATGGATATCCTAATCCCGGCCGCGCTGGAAGGTCAGATTACTCGCGAACGCGCAGAGATCCTGAGCTGCAAAATCGTGCTGGAAGGCGCAAACGGCCCGACTTATCCGGAGGCCGATGACATGCTGGCAACACGCGGTATTATCGTGGTGCCGGACGTAGTCTGTAATGCCGGCGGTGTTACCGTCAGCTACTTCGAATGGGTGCAGGACATGGCCAGCTTCTTCTGGAGCGAGGATGAAATCAATCGTCGCTCCGATAAGATTATGACCGAAGCGATGGTCCATATCTGGGACAAGTCGAAGGAGAAAGATTGCTCGCTGCGCACCGCAGCCTATATCGTGGCCTGTGAGCGAATCCTGATGGCGCGTAAAGATCGCGGTATCTATCCGGGTTAATGCTCAGGGCGCTGTTGCAGGCAACAGCGCCCTTTTCCTCTCTTACTTCATCAGCACCTGAAACTTCGGGTTAAACTCATCAAATATCGGCAAGGCGGCCGCACCCAGCGCAGCCGTATCGCTGCCTGTCATGCCAGTCTTCAGACGCATATCGTTCAGATACCGTCCCCGCACTGACTGATAAAGCGGAGGTAACCGCTCAACCATCTGCTCCAGCAGCGGCGCAGGCATCATCCCGCCAATAATCACCGCCTCAGCATCAAACACCGACTC from Pantoea sp. Lij88 includes the following:
- a CDS encoding Glu/Leu/Phe/Val dehydrogenase, which translates into the protein MDKLSYASESSTSAWSTYLQQIDRVAPYLGDLSRWIDTLRHPKRALIVDIPLQMDDGSIRHFEGYRVQHNLSRGPGKGGIRYHPDVDLNEVMALSAWMTIKCAAVNLPYGGAKGGIRVDPFKLSDGELERLTRRYTSEIGIIIGPQKDIPAPDVGTNSKVMAWMMDTYSMNHGTTITGVVTGKPIHLGGSLGREKATGRGVFITGREVARRSGIEIEGARVAVQGFGNVGSEAARLFDEAGARVVVIQDHTATIYNSDGIDMAALSEWQIAHKQIAGFPGAQSIDKEAFWTTEMDILIPAALEGQITRERAEILSCKIVLEGANGPTYPEADDMLATRGIIVVPDVVCNAGGVTVSYFEWVQDMASFFWSEDEINRRSDKIMTEAMVHIWDKSKEKDCSLRTAAYIVACERILMARKDRGIYPG